In Cryptomeria japonica chromosome 10, Sugi_1.0, whole genome shotgun sequence, a genomic segment contains:
- the LOC131034929 gene encoding G-type lectin S-receptor-like serine/threonine-protein kinase At2g19130 yields MAKMYLLLAVAVIIAANYCSAVEVHGGDTLLVGSSLSGNQTLISRNGTFAFGFFNPSGANNWYIGIWYAPTSQKAIVWVANRDNPVTNMPGVLKFSRGGHLTLLDRKGRSVWSSDNGQKGSRAVITDSGNFIVLEAHNESAILWESFAHPTDTLLADAKLWKGMTLTSWKSSSDPASGPFSFRMDVSPGKTELMMLFNNTVPYWSSGECIGYIGHNYFTKVPELEGQMKVKTSCVRLSPSRIYVYFGLNPIDHMITGRFLLNDNGEFELYFWMDDGRWSLRWSTYRGQCSEYDICGAYGLCNANDVCSCVQGFMPKHGSQGWWSTGCTRRKPLHCSVTEGTTDGFLEAKNRYLPEKEAVLINNEPTQQGCRTACLHNCSCTAFAFAYSDPPVCRLWFGDLFGMSVLSQGQSVFVRLAASEFPPLISEQSNKTPALTILLSAGASFFVVSALLSASFILWKRRGLSKKNLEEEVPLSLRIFSYKELRIATDNFKHKLGNGAFGSVFKGTLPDNRPVAVKRLEGSTQAEKQFRAEIITTGRIQHLNLVRLWGFCVEGSRRLLVYAYMPNGSLNSFLFSQSEDAEKVLDWKTRFEIALGTARGLVYLHEECRDRIIHCDIKPENILLDSDFSPKVADFGLAKLVGRDFSRVLTTTRGTRGYLAPEWISGLPITSKVDVYSFGMTLLEIISGRRNLDLKVDESRLYFPTWASSQIQRGNIRDIVDARIASEANIEEVRRATVVAGLCIQDDENQRPSMGEVVKILEGTIEVPVPQIPRSLQVLVGQVDDDYTDSYGEHPSISGDSVPAK; encoded by the coding sequence ATGGCGAAGATGTATTTGTTACTAGCAGTTGCTGTGATTATTGCAGCGAATTATTGCAGTGCAGTAGAAGTGCATGGCGGAGACACGCTTCTAGTGGGTTCTTCCCTCTCAGGAAATCAGACACTAATTTCGAGAAATGGAACGTTTGCATTTGGGTTTTTCAATCCGAGCGGAGCGAATAATTGGTATATTGGCATCTGGTATGCTCCAACCTCTCAGAAAGCCATAGTCTGGGTGGCTAACAGAGACAATCCTGTCACAAACATGCCTGGTGTTCTCAAATTTTCGAGAGGCGGTCATCTCACATTGTTGGATAGAAAGGGCCGTTCCGTTTGGTCGAGTGATAATGGCCAGAAAGGATCGCGGGCTGTAATAACGGACTCTGGTAATTTCATTGTGCTGGAAGCCCACAACGAGTCTGCGATTCTTTGGGAGAGTTTCGCGCATCCGACAGATACATTGTTGGCTGACGCGAAGCTGTGGAAAGGAATGACACTAACTTCCTGGAAGAGTTCTTCGGATCCTGCAAGTGGGCCCTTCTCTTTCCGAATGGACGTGTCTCCAGGAAAGACGGAGTTGATGATGTTGTTTAACAATACCGTTCCATACTGGTCCAGTGGAGAATGCATTGGATACATTGGACACAATTATTTTACTAAGGTTCCAGAATTGGAAGGTCAGATGAAAGTTAAAACCTCGTGTGTGCGGCTTTCTCCTTCAAGAATATATGTTTATTTTGGCCTAAATCCCATAGATCATATGATCACGGGGCGGTTCCTATTAAATGATAATGGCGAATTTGAACTTTACTTCTGGATGGATGATGGTAGGTGGAGTCTGAGGTGGTCAACATACCGAGGTCAATGCAGTGAATATGATATCTGCGGGGCATATGGACTGTGCAATGCTAATGATGTGTGTAGTTGTGTCCAGGGCTTCATGCCCAAGCACGGCTCTCAAGGTTGGTGGTCAACTGGGTGTACTCGGCGGAAACCCCTGCATTGCTCTGTCACGGAGGGCACAACCGATGGCTTCTTGGAAGCCAAGAACCGATACTTGCCTGAAAAAGAAGCTGTCTTAATCAACAACGAGCCAACACAGCAAGGCTGCCGGACAGCTTGTCTCCACAATTGTTCCTGCACAGCCTTTGCTTTCGCTTATTCCGATCCACCCGTCTGCAGACTGTGGTTTGGAGATTTATTCGGAATGAGCGTTTTGTCTCAGGGTCAATCCGTCTTCGTTAGGCTGGCTGCTTCTGAGTTCCCGCCCTTGATATCAGAGCAAAGcaacaaaacccctgcacttacaATTTTACTTTCTGCCGGCGCATCATTTTTTGTTGTTTCAGCTCTCCTGTCGGCCTCATTTATTCTCTGGAAACGTCGAGGACTGTCGAAGAAAAATCTTGAAGAGGAGGTGCCACTGTCGCTCAGAATATTCAGTTACAAGGAGCTGCGAATTGCAACGGACAATTTCAAGCATAAGCTGGGTAACGGAGCATTCGGCTCTGTTTTCAAAGGAACTCTGCCAGACAACAGGCCTGTTGCGGTTAAGAGATTAGAGGGTTCCACGCAAGCAGAAAAACAATTCCGTGCTGAAATAATCACCACCGGTAGAATACAGCATCTGAATTTGGTTAGGCTCTGGGGATTCTGCGTAGAAGGCTCTCGAAGGCTACTGGTGTATGCGTACATGCCCAATGGTTCTCTAAACTCCTTCCTCTTCTCTCAGTCGGAAGACGCAGAGAAGGTTTTGGATTGGAAGACCAGGTTTGAGATCGCACTGGGGACTGCTCGAGGATTAGTTTATCTCCATGAGGAATGCAGGGATCGCATCATTCATTGTGATATCAAGCCTGAAAACATTCTCCTTGACAGCGACTTCAGCCCAAAGGTGGCAGATTTTGGGCTAGCGAAGTTGGTCGGTAGAGATTTCAGCCGCGTACTGACGACCACAAGAGGAACTCGTGGGTACTTGGCTCCCGAGTGGATCTCCGGCCTTCCTATCACTTCCAAGGTGGACGTATATAGCTTTGGCATGACCTTGTTGGAAATTATATCTGGCCGAAGAAATTTGGATTTGAAGGTAGACGAAAGTAGGTTGTACTTTCCTACCTGGGCTTCATCTCAAATTCAGAGGGGAAACATAAGAGACATTGTGGATGCAAGGATAGCAAGCGAGGCAAATATCGAAGAAGTTAGAAGAGCCACTGTGGTGGCTGGGCTGTGCATTCAAGATGATGAGAATCAGAGGCCGAGCATGGGTGAAGTGGTGAAGATATTGGAAGGCACGATTGAGGTTCCTGTGCCACAAATTCCGAGGTCTCTACAGGTCCTGGTTGGTCAGGTAGACGACGACTACACCGATAGCTATGGTGAACATCCTTCCATATCAGGTGATTCCGTACCAGCAAAATAG